The Fortiea contorta PCC 7126 genome has a segment encoding these proteins:
- a CDS encoding MgPME-cyclase complex family protein: MQTYYYVLASQKFLLQEEPIDEVLKERTRYYHEQEKEIDFWLVKQPAFLDAPEFAAIKAQCPQPAVAIVSTDAQFITWLKLRLEYVITGDFQAPSATIPNALASLAAVG, from the coding sequence ATGCAAACATATTATTACGTTTTGGCAAGTCAAAAGTTTTTACTACAAGAAGAACCCATAGACGAAGTACTTAAAGAGCGGACTCGTTATTACCACGAACAAGAAAAAGAAATTGATTTTTGGTTGGTGAAGCAACCTGCTTTTTTAGACGCGCCAGAATTTGCAGCAATCAAAGCTCAGTGTCCCCAACCAGCAGTAGCAATTGTTTCTACTGACGCCCAATTTATTACTTGGCTAAAGCTGCGGTTGGAGTATGTGATTACCGGCGATTTTCAAGCTCCCTCCGCCACGATTCCCAACGCTTTAGCATCTTTAGCTGCAGTGGGATAA
- a CDS encoding pyridoxine 5'-phosphate synthase, translating to MLTLGVNIDHIATIRQARRTVEPDPVAAAVLAELGGADGITVHLREDRRHIQDRDVRLLRQTVRSHLNLEMAATDEMLAIALDIKPDYVTLVPEKREEVTTEGGLDIVGQVARIGEIVDKLQSADIPVSLFIDADSAQIEASVKVKAKFIELHTGQYAEALTATTRQQELAVLAKGCQQAIQAGLRVNAGHGLTYWNVYPVASIPGMEELNIGHTIISRAALVGMERAVREMKQAMKG from the coding sequence GTGCTTACACTCGGCGTCAACATCGATCATATCGCCACCATTCGACAAGCGCGGCGGACAGTGGAACCAGACCCCGTAGCAGCAGCGGTGCTTGCGGAGTTGGGAGGTGCAGACGGGATTACTGTACATCTGCGAGAAGACCGAAGACATATTCAAGACAGAGACGTGCGTTTATTGCGACAAACAGTGCGATCGCATCTGAATTTAGAAATGGCCGCTACAGACGAAATGCTGGCGATCGCCCTCGACATCAAACCCGATTACGTCACTTTAGTCCCCGAAAAACGCGAAGAAGTCACCACAGAAGGCGGCTTAGATATCGTCGGTCAAGTTGCTAGAATAGGCGAGATAGTCGATAAATTACAGAGCGCCGACATTCCAGTCAGTTTATTCATAGACGCAGACTCTGCACAAATCGAGGCATCTGTCAAGGTCAAAGCCAAATTTATTGAACTACACACAGGGCAATATGCAGAAGCTCTCACAGCAACAACCCGCCAACAAGAATTAGCAGTGTTAGCTAAAGGGTGCCAACAAGCAATTCAAGCGGGACTGCGAGTGAATGCAGGTCATGGACTCACCTACTGGAACGTTTATCCTGTGGCGAGTATTCCCGGAATGGAAGAACTCAACATTGGTCACACTATCATCAGTCGCGCTGCCTTGGTAGGTATGGAAAGAGCAGTCAGGGAAATGAAACAAGCGATGAAGGGGTGA
- a CDS encoding malic enzyme-like NAD(P)-binding protein, which yields MTTLTPNSSFSLTLRLQIPNRVGMLASVTQAIASNGGNLGQIDLIEQTRQLSIRDLTVDAASTEHAETIVQAVKALPDIKVVNVYDRTFNLHRGGKISISSRIPLKSVSDLAMAYTPGVGRICNAIAQNPEEVYNLTIKKNTVAIVTDGSAVLGLGNLGPAAALPVMEGKAMLFKEFAGLDAFPICLATQDTDEIVRTVKHLAPVFGGVNLEDIAAPRCFEIEQRLRQELDIPVFHDDQHGTAIVTLAALFNALKLVNKSIAEIRIVINGAGAAGVAIARLLKKAGADKIWICDSKGIISTSRADLTEEKREFAVKAQGTLAGALQGADVFIGVSVPGVLTPEMVLSMAKDQIVFAMANPIPEIQPELISKNVAVIATGRSDYPNQINNVLAFPGVFRGALDCRAQAITTTMYLEAASAIASLIKPSDLSREHIIPSVFDERVVSAVAAAVQRAAREEGIAQS from the coding sequence ATGACAACCTTAACTCCTAATTCCAGTTTTAGTTTGACGCTGCGTTTGCAGATTCCCAATCGTGTAGGGATGTTGGCGTCAGTTACCCAGGCGATCGCCTCCAATGGTGGTAATTTGGGACAAATCGATTTAATTGAGCAAACTCGCCAGCTTTCTATCCGTGATTTGACTGTGGATGCGGCGAGCACTGAGCACGCAGAGACGATTGTACAGGCGGTGAAAGCATTACCAGACATTAAGGTGGTGAATGTCTACGATCGCACCTTTAATTTACATCGCGGTGGCAAAATCAGTATTTCTAGCAGAATTCCGCTCAAGAGTGTCTCTGATTTAGCAATGGCTTATACTCCCGGTGTTGGTCGGATTTGTAATGCGATCGCCCAAAACCCAGAGGAAGTTTATAACTTAACTATCAAGAAAAATACGGTAGCGATTGTTACTGATGGTAGTGCTGTCTTGGGATTGGGAAATCTGGGGCCAGCGGCTGCTCTCCCAGTCATGGAAGGAAAAGCGATGCTGTTTAAAGAATTCGCAGGTCTAGATGCTTTCCCTATTTGCTTGGCAACCCAGGATACAGACGAGATTGTGCGGACAGTGAAGCATCTGGCGCCAGTTTTTGGCGGTGTGAATTTAGAAGATATCGCCGCTCCTCGCTGCTTTGAGATTGAACAGCGGTTGCGTCAAGAATTAGATATCCCTGTGTTTCATGATGACCAGCATGGGACAGCGATCGTCACCTTGGCGGCGCTGTTTAACGCCCTGAAATTGGTCAATAAGTCAATAGCAGAAATCCGGATTGTGATTAACGGTGCTGGAGCGGCTGGGGTAGCGATCGCCCGCTTACTCAAGAAAGCTGGCGCTGATAAAATCTGGATTTGCGACTCGAAAGGAATTATCTCGACCAGTCGTGCTGACCTCACAGAAGAAAAGCGCGAATTTGCTGTCAAAGCCCAAGGAACTCTGGCGGGTGCATTGCAAGGGGCGGATGTATTTATCGGTGTGAGTGTACCCGGAGTTTTGACACCAGAAATGGTGCTATCGATGGCGAAAGACCAGATTGTGTTTGCAATGGCAAATCCGATTCCCGAAATTCAACCAGAATTAATCAGCAAAAATGTGGCTGTGATTGCTACCGGGCGTAGTGACTATCCAAATCAGATTAACAATGTTCTGGCGTTTCCTGGGGTGTTTCGGGGTGCATTAGATTGTCGAGCACAGGCAATTACCACCACAATGTATTTAGAAGCAGCCAGTGCGATCGCTTCTTTAATCAAGCCTTCAGACTTGAGTCGGGAACACATTATTCCTTCAGTCTTTGATGAGCGAGTGGTTAGTGCAGTGGCTGCGGCTGTACAACGCGCCGCTCGTGAGGAAGGTATCGCCCAGAGTTAA
- a CDS encoding PEP-CTERM sorting domain-containing protein: MNVLTKTVALGTLATSIMIAANPAQAAIVQYTNRASFLNAIQPGYYLETFNSVSITGTTASPINFSNGTYSYRASVPDDFYGAGSNANRWLSTNIATDTITFSNFSPAITAIGGYFFASNVNGALTAGTINATVNGGSSSLSASTNSALNFFGFVSTDGTPLTSLETFITQPNGAFIWPTVNDLIVGQAQPVPEPLTILGTATAAGLGVVLKRRAKKLTTNKID; encoded by the coding sequence ATGAACGTGTTAACTAAAACTGTTGCTTTAGGCACTTTGGCGACTTCCATCATGATTGCAGCTAATCCTGCTCAAGCGGCGATCGTTCAGTATACCAACCGAGCAAGTTTTCTGAATGCTATCCAACCTGGATACTATTTAGAAACCTTTAATTCTGTATCAATCACCGGTACAACTGCAAGTCCCATCAATTTTAGTAATGGAACTTATTCTTATAGAGCTTCAGTACCAGACGATTTTTACGGTGCTGGTAGTAATGCTAATAGATGGCTATCGACTAATATAGCTACAGATACCATAACTTTTTCTAATTTTAGTCCGGCGATTACGGCAATCGGTGGTTACTTTTTCGCAAGTAATGTTAATGGCGCGCTCACTGCAGGGACGATAAACGCTACAGTCAATGGAGGCAGCTCATCTTTATCGGCTTCAACTAATAGTGCGCTTAACTTCTTTGGCTTCGTTTCTACTGATGGGACTCCTTTGACGAGTCTAGAGACTTTCATCACCCAACCAAACGGTGCGTTTATTTGGCCCACTGTGAATGATTTAATTGTTGGTCAAGCGCAACCCGTCCCTGAACCCTTGACGATACTCGGAACCGCAACCGCAGCGGGATTGGGAGTTGTTTTGAAACGTCGAGCCAAGAAATTAACAACAAATAAAATCGATTAA
- a CDS encoding nuclear transport factor 2 family protein: MSTVSTQAIATLIAEYFAATRVMDVEAWLETFAEDAIDYDPVGGNVLKGHREIGQFFLSVTDMFATVGLTEEFVHIVGNEVAVKWTGRGTGKNGQEVIFEGIDLFEINAAGKIQTLRAYWNADAAIAKLQENRVSTQL; this comes from the coding sequence ATGTCTACCGTATCAACACAAGCGATCGCTACTTTGATTGCTGAATACTTTGCGGCTACACGAGTAATGGATGTAGAAGCTTGGTTGGAGACATTTGCAGAAGATGCCATTGATTACGATCCAGTGGGTGGTAATGTCTTAAAAGGGCATAGGGAAATTGGCCAGTTTTTCTTGAGTGTTACCGACATGTTTGCAACCGTAGGACTGACTGAAGAGTTTGTGCATATTGTGGGCAATGAAGTTGCTGTCAAATGGACGGGACGCGGTACTGGCAAAAACGGTCAAGAGGTAATATTTGAAGGCATTGATTTATTTGAAATTAATGCAGCTGGTAAAATTCAAACACTCAGAGCTTACTGGAATGCAGACGCAGCGATCGCTAAATTACAGGAAAATCGAGTGTCTACTCAACTTTAG
- a CDS encoding creatininase family protein produces MLLHLSTWQEIETYLQTSKGIILPIGSTEQHGPTGLIGTDAICAEAIARGVGESIQAIVAPTINVGMALHHTAFPGTISLRPSTMIQVVRDYVTCLAKAGFTKFYFINGHGGNIATLKAAFSEIYAHLEDLHIPNAQKVQCQVANWFMCNSVYKLAKELYGDQEGSHATPSEVALTQYVYPEVIKQAPLSPEVASGHRIYSAADFRSHYSDGRMGSNPALATPEHGQQFYELAVKELSNGYLEFLNQD; encoded by the coding sequence ATGTTACTACATTTAAGTACTTGGCAGGAAATCGAAACTTATCTACAAACATCCAAAGGTATTATCCTGCCGATTGGTTCCACAGAACAACACGGCCCCACAGGTTTAATTGGTACTGATGCCATTTGTGCTGAAGCGATCGCCCGTGGTGTGGGAGAATCAATTCAAGCGATCGTTGCACCAACAATCAATGTCGGGATGGCACTACACCACACCGCCTTTCCTGGGACAATAAGTCTGCGCCCCAGTACCATGATTCAGGTGGTGCGAGATTATGTAACTTGTTTAGCTAAAGCAGGTTTTACCAAGTTCTATTTTATTAACGGACACGGTGGGAACATCGCCACTCTCAAAGCAGCTTTCTCCGAAATCTACGCCCATCTAGAAGATTTGCACATCCCCAATGCACAAAAAGTGCAGTGTCAAGTCGCTAACTGGTTTATGTGCAATTCTGTATATAAACTGGCTAAAGAATTATATGGGGATCAAGAAGGTTCTCACGCCACACCCAGTGAAGTTGCTCTCACTCAATATGTTTATCCTGAGGTGATTAAGCAAGCACCTTTGTCACCAGAAGTTGCTAGTGGACATAGAATTTATAGTGCAGCCGACTTTCGCTCCCACTACTCAGATGGACGCATGGGATCAAATCCAGCTTTAGCCACACCAGAACACGGTCAGCAATTTTATGAATTGGCGGTGAAGGAACTCAGCAATGGCTATTTAGAATTTCTAAACCAAGATTGA
- a CDS encoding Mo-dependent nitrogenase C-terminal domain-containing protein: MIKVTSQHIILSAFINPVSEKHQTVNNHQLTQHKLDLLQPLRQWLDNLDIQNQKLAKLIAKHIPAQCPFERDIMLFGRKIGHIPPMCKLNPLYDQLVGLRFRALCYLVDQCGEDIQSYC; the protein is encoded by the coding sequence ATGATCAAGGTAACTAGTCAGCACATCATTCTTTCTGCATTTATTAACCCTGTAAGCGAAAAGCATCAAACAGTTAATAATCACCAATTGACTCAACATAAATTAGATTTATTACAACCATTGCGTCAATGGTTAGATAATCTGGATATTCAGAATCAGAAATTAGCTAAATTGATTGCTAAACATATTCCCGCACAATGTCCCTTCGAGCGCGATATTATGCTCTTTGGACGCAAAATTGGACATATTCCTCCCATGTGCAAACTCAACCCGCTTTACGATCAACTCGTAGGCTTGCGTTTTCGCGCCCTCTGCTATTTGGTTGATCAATGTGGAGAAGATATCCAGTCCTACTGTTAA
- a CDS encoding Uma2 family endonuclease — MTATLPVGIELEIFYPSADGEPVAETYDHFYALLTTLEVLKQYLTGCQATVLANQFLYYAQGFPKLRVAPDVMVIFDVTPGGRDNYKIWEEGQVPAVIFEMTSFGTKDQDQIFKKTLYEQLGVKEYWLFDPKGEWLEQPLRGYRLRGETYEPITDNRSEPLQLRLLVEGRLIGFYREDTGEKLLIPDELATALQHEVVARQQAEEVAEQERQRAEQERQRAEQERQRAEQAQLEVEQLKERLRSLGVDTDTLL; from the coding sequence ATGACCGCTACTCTACCTGTCGGTATCGAATTGGAAATCTTTTACCCCAGCGCTGATGGTGAACCAGTGGCAGAAACCTATGACCATTTCTACGCCTTACTTACCACTTTAGAAGTATTAAAACAATATTTAACTGGTTGTCAAGCAACAGTACTGGCAAATCAATTTCTTTACTACGCACAGGGCTTTCCTAAGTTGCGGGTAGCTCCAGATGTGATGGTAATTTTTGATGTCACGCCGGGTGGTAGAGATAACTATAAAATTTGGGAAGAAGGTCAAGTACCCGCAGTCATTTTTGAGATGACATCTTTTGGGACTAAGGATCAAGACCAGATTTTCAAAAAAACGCTTTATGAACAACTAGGTGTAAAAGAATACTGGCTATTTGACCCCAAAGGCGAGTGGTTAGAACAGCCGTTACGGGGCTATCGTTTGCGGGGCGAAACTTACGAACCCATAACAGATAATCGCAGTGAACCGCTACAACTGCGCCTTTTGGTAGAAGGGCGACTAATCGGGTTTTATCGAGAAGATACGGGAGAAAAGCTGTTGATCCCCGATGAATTAGCAACAGCGCTACAGCATGAGGTTGTAGCCAGACAACAAGCAGAAGAAGTAGCAGAGCAGGAACGTCAACGCGCAGAGCAGGAACGTCAACGCGCAGAGCAGGAACGCCAACGAGCAGAGCAGGCGCAATTGGAAGTAGAACAATTGAAAGAAAGACTGCGATCGCTCGGCGTCGATACTGATACTCTTCTATAA
- a CDS encoding HAD family hydrolase — MLNDSGVSIGLTTNLQPLSQLTSASLQHIRLIATDMDGTLTQGGKFRSKLLQALEDLKAANIQVLIVTGRSAGWVSGLSSLMPIVGAIAENGGLCYLSGKDTPIALTPISDLASHRQHLATTFQKLQTRFPQIQESADNRFRITDWTFDVAALTPSELQTLSQLCQDMGWGFTYSNVQCHIKPQNQDKAAGLLQVLREYFPEFSPTQVVTVGDSPNDESLFNPDYFPLSVGVANVWEYANRLQHQPVYVTSAAEGDGFCELASYLLQIMQR, encoded by the coding sequence ATGCTCAATGATTCTGGCGTCTCTATCGGACTAACTACAAATTTACAACCCTTGTCGCAGCTTACATCTGCTAGCTTGCAGCATATTCGCTTGATAGCCACAGATATGGATGGTACCCTGACTCAGGGTGGTAAATTTAGGAGTAAATTGCTACAAGCGCTGGAAGACTTAAAAGCCGCGAATATTCAAGTCTTGATTGTTACAGGACGTTCAGCCGGCTGGGTAAGCGGACTGAGTAGCTTAATGCCAATTGTCGGTGCGATCGCAGAAAATGGCGGTTTATGTTATCTTTCTGGAAAGGATACACCCATAGCCTTAACACCCATTTCCGACTTAGCCAGCCATCGTCAACATCTGGCTACAACTTTCCAAAAACTGCAAACCAGATTTCCCCAAATTCAAGAATCAGCCGATAATCGCTTTCGCATCACAGACTGGACGTTTGATGTCGCAGCTTTAACTCCCAGTGAATTACAAACTCTCAGTCAGCTTTGTCAAGATATGGGTTGGGGATTCACCTACAGTAACGTGCAATGTCATATCAAACCTCAAAATCAAGATAAAGCTGCAGGATTATTGCAAGTATTGCGGGAATATTTCCCTGAATTTTCGCCCACACAAGTGGTAACTGTTGGTGATAGTCCTAATGACGAAAGTTTATTTAATCCCGATTATTTTCCCCTTTCCGTGGGCGTAGCGAATGTGTGGGAATATGCGAATCGCCTACAACATCAGCCAGTTTATGTGACTAGCGCTGCAGAGGGTGACGGATTTTGTGAATTAGCTAGTTATCTTTTACAAATCATGCAAAGATGA
- a CDS encoding recombinase family protein: MKIFAYAYSDPLLESFVDPASWGWEVDEIYHDLGKRGELQQLITDCKSEAVVYLLIRRLEELGDSVAEVSDRLSTLEAMGVVTIAIEQPYPSASTNPRAELVKLLQEIQRQQRSRRICQGHARSRLEAAPPPGKAPYGYRRSKSKYTIDRSTSPVVKDFFENFLLYGSLRGAVRYLAKKYGKKISVTTGRRWLTNPVYRGNTAYHNGEIISDTHTAIISPEEAAQIDRILRRNSRLPARTASAPRSLAGLVVCGECQSSMTITRVTRRHQQQEYLYLRPLHCPHRSKCGAIAYQAVLEQTIAKVCSDLPLAVAGMNFPQLDAIKNSLGDAIARQQDVLTQLPALVETGVLDDETAQLRVYKLRTEISTLQAQLATLPPVNLRSVAQAVSIPQFWLDLSETERRFYFREFIRQIDIVRQNQEWTLQIIFIF; this comes from the coding sequence ATGAAAATTTTCGCCTATGCATATAGCGACCCTTTGTTAGAATCCTTCGTTGATCCTGCTAGTTGGGGATGGGAGGTAGATGAGATTTATCATGATTTGGGCAAACGCGGTGAATTACAGCAGTTAATCACTGATTGCAAAAGCGAAGCGGTGGTTTATCTTTTGATTCGCCGATTAGAAGAATTAGGGGATAGTGTTGCAGAAGTGAGCGATCGCTTGAGTACACTAGAAGCAATGGGTGTGGTAACTATTGCCATTGAACAACCTTATCCCTCAGCAAGTACCAACCCCCGCGCAGAATTAGTAAAATTATTACAAGAAATTCAACGCCAGCAACGTAGTCGTCGTATCTGTCAAGGTCATGCTCGTAGCCGACTTGAAGCTGCACCACCACCAGGAAAAGCACCTTATGGTTATCGTCGCAGCAAATCAAAGTATACCATTGACCGCAGTACTTCCCCGGTAGTAAAAGATTTTTTTGAAAACTTTTTGCTTTATGGTTCCCTCCGGGGTGCAGTTCGTTATCTAGCAAAAAAATATGGTAAAAAAATTTCTGTCACCACAGGTAGGCGTTGGTTAACTAATCCAGTTTATCGGGGTAACACAGCTTATCACAATGGCGAAATTATCTCCGATACCCACACAGCAATAATTTCTCCAGAAGAAGCCGCCCAAATTGATCGAATTTTGCGCCGCAACAGTCGTTTACCAGCCCGCACCGCTAGCGCACCCCGTTCTCTAGCTGGTTTGGTTGTTTGCGGTGAGTGTCAGTCATCGATGACGATTACTCGTGTTACTCGCAGACATCAACAGCAAGAATATTTATACTTGCGTCCGCTTCATTGTCCCCATCGCTCCAAGTGTGGCGCTATTGCTTACCAAGCAGTTTTAGAACAGACAATCGCCAAGGTTTGCAGTGACTTACCCTTAGCAGTAGCCGGGATGAACTTTCCCCAGTTAGATGCAATTAAGAATAGTTTAGGAGATGCGATCGCTCGTCAGCAAGATGTACTAACCCAGTTACCCGCTTTAGTGGAAACGGGCGTTTTAGATGATGAAACGGCTCAGTTAAGAGTATATAAACTCCGCACCGAAATTTCTACACTTCAAGCCCAACTAGCCACTCTCCCACCAGTCAACTTGCGTTCTGTCGCTCAAGCTGTTTCCATTCCCCAATTTTGGTTAGATTTATCGGAAACTGAACGCAGATTTTATTTTCGAGAATTTATCAGGCAAATTGATATTGTTCGCCAAAATCAAGAGTGGACGCTACAAATTATTTTCATATTTTAA
- a CDS encoding FkbM family methyltransferase → MVLLNEYVGHMLIGTPLERPTRVLRGLTGIWQQWLHPELKELYVESRRMEQVIKRAVKDPMNCVDVGSHLGTMINIIQHSSPNGKHIAVEPVPHKVDWLKRKYPDVEVLQIALSDQETEADFFLQINSSALSGLRPYGTDEEKSQRIRVKCMRLDDIVPQERPIGFMKVVAEGAELAVMRGGEQLIQRCHPVILFDCIMIEIERFGLVPKDFYDFLVQKHSYSVFLLKDWLGNQEPLSLEAFEAAMRYPFQAFRFVATYNGNN, encoded by the coding sequence ATGGTTTTGCTGAATGAATATGTAGGTCACATGTTAATCGGTACACCTTTAGAACGTCCTACCCGTGTGTTGCGAGGCTTGACAGGGATATGGCAGCAATGGTTACATCCTGAGTTGAAGGAGTTATATGTAGAATCACGGCGCATGGAACAGGTGATAAAGCGAGCAGTAAAGGATCCAATGAATTGTGTTGATGTTGGCTCTCACCTGGGGACGATGATTAATATTATTCAGCACAGTTCACCAAATGGTAAACACATAGCAGTAGAACCTGTTCCCCACAAAGTTGATTGGTTGAAACGAAAATATCCAGATGTGGAAGTGCTGCAAATTGCTTTAAGTGATCAAGAAACCGAAGCGGATTTCTTTTTGCAAATAAATAGTTCTGCACTCAGCGGTTTACGTCCCTATGGTACAGATGAAGAAAAATCCCAACGTATTCGCGTCAAATGTATGCGACTGGATGACATTGTGCCCCAAGAACGCCCAATAGGCTTTATGAAAGTTGTAGCTGAAGGGGCAGAATTAGCAGTTATGCGTGGTGGTGAACAGTTAATACAACGTTGTCATCCTGTCATTTTGTTTGATTGTATTATGATTGAAATCGAAAGATTTGGGCTTGTACCCAAAGATTTTTATGATTTTTTAGTGCAAAAGCATTCCTATTCGGTGTTCTTACTCAAAGATTGGCTGGGTAATCAAGAACCACTTTCTTTAGAAGCTTTTGAAGCCGCGATGCGATATCCATTCCAAGCTTTTAGATTCGTGGCTACTTACAATGGCAATAATTAA
- a CDS encoding zinc-dependent alcohol dehydrogenase — translation MKAVCWEGANKVQVETVPDPQILNPRDAIVKITSTAICGSDLHLYDGYNPTMKPGDILGHEFMGEIVELGSGVKNKKVGDRVVVPFTISCGSCFFCQKDLWSLCDNSNPNAWMAEKLMGYSPSGLFGYSHLTGGYAGGQAEYARVPFADVGLFKIPDGLTDEQVLFFTDIFPTGYMAAENCDIEPGDTVAIWGCGPVGQFAIRSAFMLGAGRVIAIDRVPERLQMAKDGGAEVLNYEEIEVGEALKEMTGGMGPDSVMDAVGMEAHGLGLEGFYDKAMQAVRLETDRPNVLRQAIVACRKGGTVSVPGVYTGFVDKIPMGAFMNKGLTMKTGQTHLHRYLQPLLDRVQNGDIDPSFVVTHRLPLEQAPHGYEIFKHKQDNCIKVVLKPGQVA, via the coding sequence ATGAAAGCAGTTTGCTGGGAAGGCGCCAACAAAGTACAAGTCGAGACTGTACCCGATCCTCAAATCCTTAATCCCCGTGATGCGATCGTCAAAATCACGTCAACGGCGATTTGCGGCTCTGATTTACATTTATACGACGGCTACAATCCGACCATGAAACCGGGTGATATCCTCGGTCATGAATTCATGGGAGAAATCGTGGAACTAGGTAGCGGCGTTAAGAATAAAAAAGTTGGCGATCGCGTTGTTGTCCCTTTTACGATTTCCTGCGGCTCGTGTTTCTTTTGCCAAAAGGATTTATGGTCGCTGTGCGATAACTCCAACCCCAACGCTTGGATGGCAGAAAAACTCATGGGTTATTCTCCATCAGGTCTTTTTGGCTACTCTCATTTAACGGGGGGCTACGCAGGCGGTCAAGCAGAATATGCCCGCGTTCCTTTTGCTGACGTCGGTTTATTCAAGATTCCCGACGGACTAACAGACGAGCAAGTGCTGTTTTTTACTGATATTTTCCCCACTGGTTATATGGCTGCAGAAAATTGCGACATCGAACCAGGAGATACGGTGGCGATTTGGGGTTGCGGCCCTGTGGGACAGTTTGCGATTAGAAGTGCCTTTATGCTTGGTGCTGGGCGAGTGATTGCGATTGATCGCGTTCCCGAACGGCTGCAAATGGCGAAAGATGGGGGAGCGGAAGTTTTGAATTATGAAGAAATCGAGGTGGGTGAAGCCCTCAAAGAAATGACGGGAGGTATGGGGCCAGATTCAGTCATGGATGCAGTGGGAATGGAGGCTCACGGCTTGGGTTTGGAGGGTTTTTATGACAAAGCCATGCAAGCAGTGCGTTTAGAAACAGACCGACCCAATGTCTTGAGACAAGCGATCGTTGCTTGTCGTAAAGGCGGTACGGTGTCAGTTCCTGGTGTTTACACGGGCTTTGTGGACAAAATACCAATGGGTGCATTCATGAACAAAGGTTTGACCATGAAAACAGGACAAACACACCTGCATCGGTATTTGCAGCCCCTACTTGACCGCGTGCAAAATGGCGATATTGACCCCTCTTTTGTCGTCACCCACCGCCTACCGCTAGAGCAAGCACCCCACGGCTACGAAATCTTTAAGCACAAGCAAGACAACTGCATTAAAGTAGTGCTCAAACCGGGTCAAGTTGCCTGA